A portion of the Rahnella variigena genome contains these proteins:
- the rhaS gene encoding rhamnose ABC transporter substrate-binding protein — protein sequence MKLKHVLSLTLMASSILLAGAASAEVKIALVAKSLGNGFFEAANVGAQQAAKELGDVKVIYTGPTTTTAEAQIEVLNGLIAQGVDAIAVSANDPDALVPVLKKAMQRGIKVVSWDSGVAKDGRQIHLNPSNNALIGETNVKLAADALKALNVEKGDVAILSATPTSTNQNLWIAEMKKVLPKYPSVNLVTVAYGDDLSDKSYRETIGLLKSYPDLKVIISPSSVGIVAAAQAVKDQGKIGKVYVTGLGLPSEMAGAVKSGATKSFAIWNPIDLGYAATYLADDLVKGTATKTEASMGRLGKVKLDADGSGAMAEPFVYDASNIDKFSKIF from the coding sequence ATGAAATTAAAACACGTACTGAGCCTTACCCTGATGGCGAGCAGCATCCTGCTGGCGGGCGCGGCATCGGCAGAAGTGAAAATTGCGCTGGTAGCGAAATCGCTGGGCAACGGTTTTTTTGAGGCGGCTAACGTCGGTGCGCAGCAGGCAGCCAAAGAACTGGGGGACGTTAAGGTAATTTATACCGGCCCGACCACCACCACCGCCGAAGCGCAGATTGAAGTGCTGAACGGCCTGATCGCGCAGGGTGTCGATGCCATTGCCGTCTCCGCAAACGACCCTGATGCGCTGGTGCCGGTACTGAAAAAAGCCATGCAGCGCGGGATTAAAGTGGTGTCGTGGGATTCCGGCGTCGCCAAAGATGGCCGCCAGATCCACCTCAATCCTTCCAATAACGCGCTGATCGGCGAAACTAACGTCAAACTGGCCGCCGATGCGCTGAAAGCCCTGAACGTGGAAAAAGGCGATGTGGCAATCCTCAGCGCCACGCCGACCTCCACTAACCAGAATCTGTGGATCGCAGAGATGAAAAAAGTGCTGCCTAAATATCCTTCGGTGAATCTGGTGACTGTCGCTTACGGCGATGATCTGTCAGATAAAAGCTACCGTGAAACCATCGGATTGCTGAAATCCTACCCGGATCTGAAAGTGATTATTTCTCCGTCTTCCGTCGGTATCGTGGCGGCGGCGCAGGCGGTGAAAGATCAGGGCAAAATCGGCAAGGTTTACGTAACCGGCCTGGGTTTGCCGTCTGAAATGGCGGGTGCGGTGAAATCCGGGGCAACGAAAAGTTTCGCCATCTGGAACCCGATTGATCTGGGCTACGCCGCGACTTATCTGGCGGACGATTTAGTCAAAGGCACCGCCACCAAAACCGAAGCCAGCATGGGCCGTTTAGGCAAAGTGAAACTGGATGCTGACGGCAGCGGCGCGATGGCAGAACCGTTTGTCTACGACGCCAGTAACATCGACAAATTCTCCAAAATCTTCTGA
- the rhaS gene encoding HTH-type transcriptional activator RhaS, with protein MTVLRSSEYFSSGDFPVAIEPRYPQETFPEHHHQDFNEIVLVEQGTGTHVFNDQPLILSAGSVCFVRHSDHHLYEDTDNLHLTNVLYRSPNAFRFLNCVSDLLPQEVDGIYPAHWRISPNQITQAKTIIDQLARKPFSLSPENQAQQELYFMQLLLLLRKGSRDVGYRGQGGDLNNLLDWMNEHYDEEIDWPQLAAQFSMSLRTLHRQMKQQTGCTPLNYLNRLRLLNARNMLRFSDSPITEIAHNCGFCDSNYFSTLFKREFGYAPRSVRQ; from the coding sequence ATGACCGTGCTACGCAGTAGTGAGTATTTTTCCTCAGGGGATTTTCCGGTCGCCATTGAACCCCGTTATCCGCAGGAAACGTTTCCCGAACATCATCATCAGGATTTCAATGAAATTGTGCTGGTCGAGCAGGGTACCGGCACGCACGTTTTCAACGACCAGCCGCTGATCCTCAGTGCCGGCAGCGTCTGTTTTGTCCGCCACAGCGACCACCATCTTTATGAAGATACCGACAATCTGCATCTGACCAACGTGCTGTACCGCAGCCCAAATGCGTTTCGGTTCCTGAATTGCGTCAGCGATTTGTTACCGCAGGAAGTGGACGGAATTTATCCGGCGCACTGGCGCATCAGTCCGAATCAGATAACTCAGGCCAAAACCATTATTGATCAGCTGGCGCGTAAGCCCTTCAGCCTGTCACCGGAAAATCAGGCGCAGCAGGAGCTGTACTTTATGCAGCTCTTATTGTTGCTGCGCAAAGGCAGCCGCGACGTGGGTTATCGCGGGCAGGGCGGTGACCTGAATAATTTGCTGGACTGGATGAACGAACATTACGACGAAGAAATCGACTGGCCGCAACTGGCTGCGCAGTTCTCGATGTCGCTGCGCACCTTGCACCGGCAGATGAAACAGCAAACCGGCTGCACGCCGCTCAATTATCTCAACCGTCTGCGCCTGCTTAATGCGCGCAATATGCTGCGTTTCAGCGACAGCCCGATTACCGAGATCGCCCATAACTGCGGTTTTTGCGACAGCAATTACTTCTCCACATTGTTTAAACGCGAGTTTGGCTATGCGCCAAGAAGTGTTCGTCAGTAG
- the aldA gene encoding aldehyde dehydrogenase yields the protein MSTVQKRMYINGEFVENTGGKWIDVVNPATEQVISQIPEGSAEDARRAIDAAEAAQPGWEALPAVERGVWLHKIAAGIREREAELTDTIIAEGGKTYGLAQTEVLFTADYLDYMAEWARRYEGEIIQSDRPNENIFVFRKAIGVTTGILPWNFPFFLIARKAAPALITGNTIVIKPSEITPNNAVIFAEIIHKIGLPKGVLNIVTGYGPTVGQELAANPKVGMVSLTGSVAAGIATMTAAAQNVTKVSLELGGKAPAIVMNDADLDLAVKAIVSSRVINTGQVCNCAERVYVQEGVYDEFISRIGEAMKKVTFGNTAEQKELDMGPLISGAALQRVEDKVAKAVSQGAKVLLGGKRHGDKGFFYQPTVLVDVTQDMPIMHEEVFGPVLPVATFKTLDEAIAMANDSEYGLTSSIYTSNINTAMKALKQLKFGETYINRENFEAMQGFHAGWRKSGVGGADGKHGLQEYLQTHVAYLQFH from the coding sequence ATGAGCACAGTTCAGAAACGTATGTACATCAACGGCGAATTCGTTGAAAACACCGGCGGTAAGTGGATTGACGTTGTGAATCCGGCAACAGAACAGGTAATTTCGCAGATCCCTGAAGGCTCGGCAGAAGATGCCAGAAGAGCCATTGATGCGGCAGAAGCGGCGCAACCGGGCTGGGAAGCATTGCCTGCGGTTGAACGCGGCGTATGGCTGCATAAAATCGCCGCCGGTATCCGCGAGCGCGAAGCCGAACTGACTGACACCATTATTGCTGAAGGTGGCAAGACTTATGGTCTGGCGCAAACCGAAGTGCTGTTCACCGCGGATTATCTCGATTACATGGCTGAATGGGCGCGCCGTTACGAAGGCGAAATCATTCAGAGCGACCGTCCCAACGAAAACATCTTTGTGTTCCGCAAAGCCATCGGTGTGACCACCGGTATTTTGCCGTGGAACTTCCCGTTCTTCCTTATTGCCCGTAAGGCGGCACCGGCGCTGATCACCGGTAATACTATCGTGATCAAACCGAGTGAAATCACGCCGAACAACGCGGTGATCTTTGCTGAAATCATCCACAAAATCGGTCTGCCAAAGGGCGTGCTGAATATCGTGACCGGTTACGGTCCGACGGTTGGTCAGGAACTGGCAGCCAACCCGAAAGTCGGCATGGTCAGCCTGACCGGCAGCGTGGCGGCGGGTATCGCCACCATGACCGCCGCAGCGCAGAACGTCACGAAAGTCTCGCTGGAACTGGGCGGTAAAGCCCCGGCCATCGTGATGAATGACGCCGATTTGGATCTGGCGGTAAAAGCCATAGTCAGCTCCCGCGTCATCAATACCGGGCAGGTGTGTAACTGCGCCGAACGTGTTTACGTCCAGGAAGGCGTCTACGACGAATTCATTTCGCGCATCGGCGAAGCGATGAAAAAAGTCACGTTTGGCAATACTGCCGAACAAAAAGAGCTGGATATGGGCCCGCTGATCAGTGGTGCGGCGTTGCAGCGCGTGGAAGACAAAGTGGCGAAAGCCGTTTCTCAGGGCGCGAAAGTGCTGCTTGGCGGTAAACGCCATGGCGACAAAGGATTTTTCTATCAGCCAACGGTGCTGGTGGATGTGACGCAAGATATGCCGATCATGCACGAAGAAGTGTTTGGTCCGGTGTTGCCGGTCGCGACATTTAAAACGCTGGATGAAGCCATCGCGATGGCCAATGACAGCGAATACGGCCTGACGTCGTCGATTTACACCAGCAACATCAACACCGCGATGAAAGCGCTGAAACAGCTGAAATTCGGTGAAACTTACATCAACCGTGAAAACTTTGAAGCGATGCAGGGCTTCCACGCGGGCTGGCGTAAATCAGGCGTCGGTGGCGCAGACGGTAAACACGGCTTGCAGGAATATCTGCAAACGCACGTCGCGTATTTGCAATTCCACTAA
- a CDS encoding LUD domain-containing protein, with protein MSRNDFLTGIRQHKIMQTLFPPQPENPDLAEEFGRALTLMGGIWDDTFLRTPQNGYTTLNAYLRGLYPADSLFCSATPEIIAEVDFSARTQAAALKDVDVGVVRACFGVAETGAVFLSDPQLCVNSLSAMAKHLVVLLDVKHIIEHLHLAHRHPQPFNARYTVMVTGSAAMADSESALMLGAKGVQSLRVIAI; from the coding sequence ATGAGCCGCAACGATTTCCTCACCGGCATTCGTCAGCATAAGATTATGCAAACGCTATTTCCGCCACAGCCTGAAAACCCTGACCTGGCGGAAGAGTTTGGCCGCGCGCTGACCCTGATGGGCGGCATCTGGGACGATACTTTTCTGCGTACGCCGCAGAATGGCTACACCACGCTGAACGCCTATCTGCGCGGGTTGTATCCGGCTGATTCCCTGTTTTGCTCCGCCACGCCGGAGATTATCGCGGAAGTGGATTTCAGCGCCCGCACTCAGGCGGCAGCGCTTAAAGATGTGGATGTCGGCGTGGTTCGCGCCTGCTTTGGTGTGGCTGAAACCGGTGCAGTGTTTCTCAGCGATCCGCAGCTTTGTGTGAATTCCCTCAGCGCGATGGCGAAACATCTGGTGGTGCTGCTCGACGTGAAGCACATCATCGAACATCTGCACCTTGCTCATCGCCATCCGCAACCCTTCAATGCCCGTTATACGGTGATGGTAACGGGGTCCGCCGCGATGGCCGACAGCGAAAGTGCGCTGATGCTCGGCGCAAAAGGGGTGCAGAGTTTGCGGGTGATCGCGATTTAA
- the pqqU gene encoding TonB-dependent receptor PqqU — MNAKTSAFIITFLSFLNPVSVSYAQSATDASKGDTDDSSDSSSLMIIKREISGGLSELDTPAAVSVVDGDDFRNSKAQVNLSESLGSVPGLQVQNRQNYAQDLQLSVRGFGSRSMYGVRGVRIYVDGIPATMPDGQGQTSNIDLNSVERVEVLRGPFSALYGNASGGVVNVDTQTGSQPAKLEAGTYFGSYGSFRNSVKASGATGDGTHAGDVNYLISGSRFTTDGYRDHSGTQKNLGNGKLGVRIDDASTLTLMFNSVSVDANDPGGLTESEWHDDPTQAKRADQYNARKSLDQTQVGLRYQRQIGENDEFSLMTYHGERHTTQYQTIPAASQKNPLNAGGVIVLERKYSGVDTRWKHDDQIGSVPFSVTGGLDYETMTERRFGYENFNDEGDLGVKGDERRNEKNVMWNLDPYLQTTWNLTSRWTLDAGARYSTVSFDSQDYYITGSNPDDSGSRRYHKLLPMASLNYAVTPALNTYISAGRGFETPTINELSYRTDGKSGLNLGLEPSTSNTVELGSKWRVGNGLVTAAVFQTDTDDELIVAESVGGRSSYTNAGKTRRRGLELSLDQQIEENWRVKMAWTLLDATFRNETCGAGDCTPAGNRLPGIARNMGYASLEWAPVDGWHAGADVRYMSDIEVNDENSEQAPAYTVASVNAGYRFNWNKVTLDLFTRVDNLFDRNYVGSVIVNEGNGRYFEPAPGRNYGGGATLSYSFE, encoded by the coding sequence GTGAACGCCAAAACCTCTGCTTTTATCATCACGTTCTTGTCATTTTTGAACCCGGTTTCAGTCAGTTACGCGCAGTCAGCGACCGACGCCTCTAAGGGCGATACTGACGATTCATCAGACTCTTCTTCCCTGATGATCATTAAACGCGAAATCAGCGGGGGTCTGTCAGAACTGGACACACCCGCAGCGGTCAGCGTGGTGGATGGCGACGATTTCAGAAACAGCAAAGCGCAGGTCAACCTGTCAGAAAGCCTCGGCAGTGTTCCGGGTTTACAGGTGCAGAACCGCCAGAATTACGCGCAGGATCTCCAACTTTCCGTGCGTGGCTTCGGCAGCCGTTCGATGTACGGCGTGCGCGGTGTGCGTATTTACGTTGATGGTATTCCGGCCACGATGCCTGACGGGCAGGGCCAGACCTCCAATATCGATCTGAACTCGGTAGAACGCGTGGAAGTGCTGCGCGGTCCTTTCTCGGCGCTGTACGGCAATGCTTCCGGCGGCGTGGTGAACGTGGATACCCAGACCGGTTCTCAGCCTGCAAAACTGGAAGCAGGCACTTATTTTGGCAGTTACGGCTCGTTTCGTAACAGCGTAAAAGCCAGCGGTGCGACCGGCGACGGCACACACGCGGGTGATGTGAATTACCTGATTTCCGGCTCACGTTTTACCACCGACGGCTATCGCGACCACAGTGGTACGCAGAAAAACCTCGGTAACGGCAAACTGGGCGTGCGCATTGATGATGCCAGTACCCTGACGCTGATGTTTAACAGCGTTTCTGTTGATGCGAACGATCCGGGCGGTCTGACTGAATCCGAATGGCACGATGACCCGACGCAGGCGAAACGCGCCGATCAATACAATGCGCGCAAATCGCTGGATCAGACTCAGGTTGGCCTGCGTTATCAGCGTCAGATAGGCGAGAACGATGAGTTCAGCCTGATGACCTATCACGGCGAGCGCCACACCACGCAATACCAGACCATTCCGGCAGCATCGCAGAAGAATCCGCTGAACGCAGGCGGGGTGATCGTTCTGGAACGTAAATACTCCGGCGTGGATACCCGCTGGAAACATGACGATCAGATTGGTTCTGTGCCGTTCTCCGTTACCGGCGGTCTGGATTATGAAACCATGACCGAACGCCGCTTTGGTTATGAAAACTTCAATGATGAAGGCGATCTGGGCGTGAAAGGCGACGAACGTCGCAATGAAAAGAACGTGATGTGGAACCTCGATCCCTATCTGCAAACCACGTGGAACCTGACGTCGCGCTGGACGCTGGATGCCGGTGCGCGCTACAGCACCGTGAGTTTTGATTCGCAGGATTACTACATTACCGGCAGTAATCCGGATGACAGCGGTTCGCGCCGTTATCACAAGCTGCTGCCAATGGCTTCACTGAATTATGCAGTGACGCCGGCGCTGAACACCTATATCTCTGCCGGTCGCGGTTTCGAAACGCCAACCATTAATGAGCTTTCTTACCGCACTGACGGCAAGTCTGGCCTGAACCTGGGGCTGGAACCTTCGACCAGCAACACGGTTGAACTGGGCAGCAAATGGCGCGTCGGCAATGGTTTAGTTACCGCCGCGGTCTTCCAGACTGATACCGACGACGAGTTAATTGTTGCAGAAAGTGTCGGCGGACGTTCGAGTTACACCAACGCCGGTAAGACCCGTCGTCGCGGACTGGAACTGTCGTTAGATCAGCAGATTGAAGAAAACTGGCGCGTTAAAATGGCCTGGACTTTACTCGATGCCACCTTCCGCAATGAGACCTGCGGCGCCGGGGATTGCACGCCAGCGGGCAATCGTCTGCCGGGTATCGCACGCAACATGGGCTACGCTTCTCTGGAGTGGGCACCGGTTGATGGCTGGCATGCTGGCGCTGATGTGCGCTACATGAGTGACATCGAAGTGAATGACGAAAACAGTGAACAGGCACCGGCTTATACCGTCGCCAGCGTGAATGCGGGTTATCGCTTCAACTGGAACAAAGTGACGCTCGACCTGTTTACCCGCGTCGACAATCTGTTCGACAGAAATTACGTCGGTTCTGTCATCGTCAATGAAGGTAACGGTCGCTATTTCGAACCGGCACCTGGCAGAAACTACGGTGGCGGCGCTACGCTTTCTTATAGTTTCGAATAG
- a CDS encoding glucose/quinate/shikimate family membrane-bound PQQ-dependent dehydrogenase, whose translation METKASLSRIVVIITALFAALSGIYLLVGGIWLAKLGGSLYYIIAGVISLVTAWLLYRRRSSALLLYAIFLFGTTVWAVWEVGTDFWALTPRLDVTFFLGLWILLPVVYNQMLAKNAFARGALAVSLLFTVIVLAYSVFNDPQEINGTIKAADAAPAATDSGVPASDWPAYGRTQGGTRYSPLNQINDKNVSKLDVAWTFRTGDLKTPNDPGEITDEVTPIKIGDMLYLCTPHQKLFALDAATGKEKWKFDPQLNSNPTFQHVTCRGVSYHETTPAAQGDAAKGAAPAVCSRRIILPVNDGRLFALDAETGARCPAFGNNGELNLQGNMPYATPGHYEPTSPPIITKSVIIVAGAVTDNYSNREPSGVIRGFDVETGKLLWAFDPGAAEPNKIPADGQHFTPNSPNSWAPAAYDDKLDLVYLPIGVATPDIWGGNRTPEMERYASGLLALNATTGKLAWFYQTVHHDLWDMDVPAQPTLADITDKSGNKVPAIYVPTKTGNIFVLDRRDGKLIVDAPEKPVPQGAAKGDHVSPTQPFSELTFRPEAKLTGKDMWGATIYDQLMCRVIFHKLRYEGTFTPPSEQGTLVFPGNLGMFEWGGISVDTDRQVAIANPIALPFVSKLIPRGPGNPMEPDENDKGGSGTETGIQPQYGVPFGVTLNPFLSPLGFPCKQPSWGYISGVDLKTNDIVWKKRIGTVRDSSPLPLPFKMGMPMLGAPISTAGNVFFIAATADNYLRAFDMSNGDKLWEARLPAGGQATPMTYSVNGKQYVVIAAGGHGSFGTKLGDYIIAYALPDADAK comes from the coding sequence ATGGAAACGAAAGCCTCGTTATCACGCATCGTCGTCATAATTACCGCTTTGTTCGCCGCGTTAAGCGGGATTTATCTTCTTGTCGGCGGTATCTGGCTGGCAAAATTAGGTGGTTCTCTTTATTACATTATTGCCGGTGTCATTTCGCTGGTTACCGCGTGGCTGCTGTATCGCCGTCGCTCTTCTGCATTGTTGCTGTACGCCATCTTCCTGTTCGGCACCACGGTGTGGGCTGTGTGGGAAGTGGGCACAGACTTCTGGGCACTGACGCCGCGTTTAGACGTCACCTTCTTCCTGGGCCTGTGGATCCTGCTGCCAGTCGTTTATAACCAGATGCTGGCGAAAAATGCCTTCGCCCGTGGCGCACTGGCCGTTTCCCTGCTGTTCACCGTGATTGTGCTGGCGTACTCCGTCTTCAACGATCCGCAGGAAATCAACGGCACCATCAAAGCTGCCGATGCTGCACCTGCAGCGACCGATTCCGGCGTTCCTGCCAGTGACTGGCCGGCCTATGGCCGTACTCAGGGCGGTACCCGTTACTCGCCACTGAACCAGATCAACGATAAAAACGTCAGCAAACTCGACGTGGCATGGACTTTCCGTACCGGTGATCTGAAAACTCCGAACGATCCGGGTGAAATTACTGATGAAGTGACGCCAATTAAGATCGGCGACATGCTTTACCTGTGTACGCCACACCAGAAGCTGTTTGCTCTGGATGCCGCGACCGGTAAAGAGAAGTGGAAATTCGATCCACAGCTCAATTCTAACCCGACCTTCCAGCACGTGACCTGTCGCGGTGTGTCTTATCATGAGACGACGCCTGCGGCACAAGGTGATGCTGCTAAGGGCGCGGCACCTGCTGTCTGTTCACGTCGTATCATTCTGCCTGTTAATGATGGCCGTCTGTTCGCACTGGACGCTGAAACCGGCGCACGTTGCCCGGCATTCGGTAACAACGGTGAGCTGAACCTGCAAGGCAACATGCCTTACGCAACGCCGGGCCACTACGAGCCAACGTCACCGCCAATCATCACTAAATCTGTGATCATCGTGGCGGGTGCGGTTACTGATAACTACTCAAACCGCGAGCCTTCCGGCGTTATCCGTGGCTTTGATGTTGAGACCGGTAAACTGCTGTGGGCATTCGATCCGGGTGCTGCTGAACCAAACAAAATCCCTGCGGATGGTCAGCATTTCACACCGAACTCCCCGAACTCATGGGCACCAGCGGCTTATGATGACAAGCTGGATCTGGTTTACCTGCCAATCGGTGTAGCGACACCAGATATCTGGGGCGGCAACCGTACTCCGGAAATGGAACGTTACGCGAGCGGCTTGCTGGCGCTTAACGCAACCACCGGCAAACTGGCGTGGTTCTACCAGACTGTTCACCATGACCTGTGGGATATGGACGTTCCGGCGCAGCCAACCTTAGCTGATATCACTGACAAGAGCGGCAACAAAGTTCCTGCGATTTATGTTCCGACTAAAACCGGTAACATCTTCGTGCTGGATCGCCGTGACGGTAAGCTGATTGTTGATGCACCTGAAAAACCTGTTCCGCAAGGCGCAGCGAAAGGCGACCACGTTTCTCCGACTCAGCCATTCTCCGAACTGACTTTCCGTCCGGAAGCCAAACTGACCGGTAAAGACATGTGGGGCGCAACGATCTATGACCAGCTGATGTGTCGTGTGATCTTCCACAAACTGCGTTATGAAGGCACCTTCACACCGCCATCCGAGCAGGGCACTCTGGTGTTCCCGGGTAACCTCGGCATGTTCGAGTGGGGTGGTATTTCTGTTGATACCGATCGTCAGGTGGCTATCGCTAACCCGATTGCTCTGCCATTCGTGTCTAAACTGATCCCACGTGGTCCTGGAAACCCTATGGAGCCAGATGAAAACGATAAAGGCGGTTCCGGTACTGAGACGGGCATTCAGCCACAGTACGGCGTGCCATTCGGCGTGACGCTGAACCCGTTCCTGTCTCCGCTGGGCTTCCCTTGTAAACAGCCTTCATGGGGTTACATCTCCGGCGTTGACCTGAAAACCAACGATATCGTGTGGAAAAAACGTATCGGTACCGTGCGCGACAGCTCACCATTACCGCTGCCGTTCAAAATGGGTATGCCAATGCTTGGCGCACCGATTTCTACCGCCGGTAACGTGTTCTTCATCGCAGCGACCGCAGATAACTACCTGCGCGCATTCGATATGAGCAACGGTGACAAACTGTGGGAAGCACGTCTGCCAGCAGGCGGCCAGGCGACGCCGATGACTTATTCTGTGAACGGTAAACAATACGTTGTTATCGCAGCAGGCGGTCACGGTTCGTTCGGCACCAAACTGGGCGATTACATCATCGCTTATGCGCTGCCAGACGCTGACGCTAAATAA
- a CDS encoding DUF1272 domain-containing protein gives MLELRPNCECCNTDLPPAADARICSFECTFCVPCAEDKLSGICPNCGGELVARPRRPANKLANNPASTTRVFKPEGCAS, from the coding sequence ATGCTGGAACTGAGACCCAATTGCGAGTGCTGCAACACCGATCTGCCCCCGGCTGCTGACGCCAGAATTTGTTCATTTGAATGCACATTCTGTGTCCCTTGTGCCGAAGATAAACTGAGCGGGATATGCCCCAATTGCGGCGGAGAACTTGTCGCACGCCCGCGCAGACCGGCAAATAAACTGGCGAACAATCCGGCCTCCACCACGCGGGTATTTAAGCCAGAGGGGTGTGCTTCTTAG
- a CDS encoding MFS transporter: MELFSDKPGDEGLPGHERGLAMAAVMIMATMAVFDGSMVNIALPQIAQALDISAGAAVWVSNGYLLSASMTLAIFAALASHIGFRRLFAAGLTVFTLASLGCALSSSLDMLIIMRVLQGIGAAATLSIGPAILRSVFPNRLLGRILGLNALMIATSTAVAPVLGGTILSAMSWQWLFAINIPLGIIAVVITLRVVPSNPAGTRQPFDTAGAVLSAVALGALIMAAESFAHPGSDELATALTYGLTAVIAGAAFVWRQRRAPKPLLPPGMFASSRFTLAAFTSLASFVSQGITFVALPFLFQSVYGYSAFVSALLFTPWPLGIILAAPHAGRLADRYPAAIISTAGLCVFALGLLLLAKLPPHPQMWDIGLRSFICGLGFGCFQSPNNREMLSSASRENSGYASGVLAIMRTFGQCLGTACVGIILTIYSASTVLQEAQAVKVSLWVAVIATVLAMLISLSRLRNPATHLQNG, translated from the coding sequence ATGGAATTATTTTCCGACAAACCAGGCGATGAAGGATTACCCGGCCATGAACGGGGACTGGCAATGGCCGCCGTGATGATCATGGCGACGATGGCAGTGTTCGACGGCTCGATGGTTAACATTGCCCTGCCGCAAATCGCGCAGGCACTGGACATTTCTGCGGGCGCCGCGGTATGGGTGTCGAACGGGTATCTGCTTTCAGCCTCCATGACGCTGGCGATATTTGCCGCGCTCGCCAGCCACATCGGCTTTCGTCGGCTGTTTGCCGCCGGATTGACGGTCTTTACCCTCGCCTCTTTGGGTTGTGCGCTGTCGTCATCCCTCGACATGCTGATTATCATGCGTGTGCTTCAGGGTATCGGTGCGGCGGCTACGCTTAGTATCGGCCCGGCGATTTTGCGCTCGGTGTTTCCCAATCGTTTACTCGGGCGAATACTGGGGCTGAACGCCCTGATGATCGCCACCAGCACCGCCGTCGCGCCGGTTCTGGGCGGGACAATACTTTCGGCGATGAGCTGGCAGTGGCTGTTCGCCATTAATATTCCGCTCGGCATTATTGCCGTGGTGATTACGCTGCGCGTGGTGCCCTCCAATCCGGCTGGCACGCGTCAGCCATTTGATACGGCGGGTGCAGTTCTGTCGGCGGTGGCGCTGGGCGCGCTGATTATGGCCGCCGAATCCTTCGCACATCCGGGCAGTGACGAACTGGCGACAGCCTTAACGTATGGCCTGACAGCAGTGATCGCAGGCGCAGCTTTTGTCTGGCGTCAGCGTCGTGCACCAAAACCACTGCTGCCGCCTGGTATGTTTGCATCCAGCCGGTTCACGCTGGCGGCGTTCACTTCGCTGGCCTCTTTTGTCAGTCAGGGCATCACTTTTGTCGCGCTGCCATTTCTCTTCCAGAGCGTTTACGGTTACAGCGCGTTTGTTTCAGCACTGCTTTTCACGCCGTGGCCGCTGGGAATTATTCTCGCCGCGCCGCATGCCGGACGCCTTGCTGACCGCTATCCGGCAGCGATCATTTCGACCGCAGGATTGTGCGTTTTCGCGCTGGGTTTATTGCTGCTGGCAAAACTGCCACCACACCCGCAGATGTGGGATATCGGTCTGCGAAGCTTTATCTGCGGCCTGGGCTTCGGCTGCTTCCAGAGCCCGAACAACCGTGAAATGCTCTCCAGCGCTTCACGGGAAAACAGCGGTTATGCCTCCGGTGTGCTGGCGATCATGCGTACCTTCGGTCAGTGTCTGGGAACGGCGTGTGTCGGCATTATCCTGACCATTTATTCGGCCAGTACTGTGTTACAGGAAGCGCAGGCGGTGAAGGTCAGTTTGTGGGTGGCGGTGATTGCCACGGTGCTGGCGATGCTGATCAGTCTGAGCCGCTTGCGAAACCCTGCCACTCACCTGCAAAATGGCTAA